One genomic segment of Coffea arabica cultivar ET-39 chromosome 6e, Coffea Arabica ET-39 HiFi, whole genome shotgun sequence includes these proteins:
- the LOC113691903 gene encoding uncharacterized protein isoform X1 translates to MKRKAKSVKSRKQRRGKKAMDLLAFNTQTHFHFPISKIIPPRRQRQCSANDLVLLSQFSKEECFSSNMRWKGQPVHERTKIKQLHALRVISSGLEDSQASSSQFEEFSVTPCKTDKANELKISMVVEGKRTQAIFDDVFSSMVADAQPIPGFRRVKGGKTTNIPKNILLEILGPSKVYKQVIKRIISSTISDYVQKEGLSVGKDLRVQQSFEDLEATFEPGDQFKFEAILQCQD, encoded by the exons ATGAAGCGGAAAGCAAAGTCAGTGAAGAGCAGAAAGCaaagaagaggaaagaaagCCATGGACCTACTTGCATTTAACACTCAAACccattttcattttccaatTTCTAAG ATTATTCCGCCTCGGAGGCAGAGGCAATGTAGTGCGAATGACTTGGTTCTTCTATCTCAATTTTCTAAAGAAGAATGCTTCTCTTCTAACATGAGGTGGAAAGGGCAACCTGTTCATGAAAG GACAAAAATTAAACAACTTCATGCTCTTAGAGTTATATCTTCAG GTTTGGAAGATTCTCAAGCTTCTTCTTCCcagtttgaggaattttctgtaaCGCCGTGTAAAACTGACAAAGCTAATGAATTGAAG ATAAGCATGGTTGTAGAAGGCAAAAGAACTCAAGCAATTTTTGATGATGTGTTTTCTTCGATGGTTGCTGATGCTCAGCCAATTCCAGGGTTTCGAAGAGTCAAAGGAG GAAAGACAACGAAT ATACCCAAAAACATTCTTTTGGAAATTCTTGGGCCATCAAAAGTTTACAAACAAGTCATTAAAAGAATAATAAGCTCTACCATCTCTGATTATGTGCAGAAG GAAGGTTTGTCAGTTGGTAAAGATTTGCGAGTGCAACAAAGTTTTGAAGATCTTGAAGCAACATTTGAACCTGGTGATCAGTTCAAATTTGAGGCCATCCTTCAGTGTCAAGATTGA
- the LOC113691903 gene encoding uncharacterized protein isoform X2, translating into MKRKAKSVKSRKQRRGKKAMDLLAFNTQTHFHFPISKIIPPRRQRQCSANDLVLLSQFSKEECFSSNMRWKGQPVHERTKIKQLHALRVISSGLEDSQASSSQFEEFSVTPCKTDKANELKISMVVEGKRTQAIFDDVFSSMVADAQPIPGFRRVKGGKTTNEGLSVGKDLRVQQSFEDLEATFEPGDQFKFEAILQCQD; encoded by the exons ATGAAGCGGAAAGCAAAGTCAGTGAAGAGCAGAAAGCaaagaagaggaaagaaagCCATGGACCTACTTGCATTTAACACTCAAACccattttcattttccaatTTCTAAG ATTATTCCGCCTCGGAGGCAGAGGCAATGTAGTGCGAATGACTTGGTTCTTCTATCTCAATTTTCTAAAGAAGAATGCTTCTCTTCTAACATGAGGTGGAAAGGGCAACCTGTTCATGAAAG GACAAAAATTAAACAACTTCATGCTCTTAGAGTTATATCTTCAG GTTTGGAAGATTCTCAAGCTTCTTCTTCCcagtttgaggaattttctgtaaCGCCGTGTAAAACTGACAAAGCTAATGAATTGAAG ATAAGCATGGTTGTAGAAGGCAAAAGAACTCAAGCAATTTTTGATGATGTGTTTTCTTCGATGGTTGCTGATGCTCAGCCAATTCCAGGGTTTCGAAGAGTCAAAGGAG GAAAGACAACGAAT GAAGGTTTGTCAGTTGGTAAAGATTTGCGAGTGCAACAAAGTTTTGAAGATCTTGAAGCAACATTTGAACCTGGTGATCAGTTCAAATTTGAGGCCATCCTTCAGTGTCAAGATTGA
- the LOC113693743 gene encoding uncharacterized protein isoform X5, translating to MARATMAIFTLTSPSLKLLKRSDIYHHASLTKFGNTTTINRCHRYFDGSRESSTHSFSKQYLRHLAKSVSAVRSVTISGLEASIADPEENAVHVKNAKIVVESRDDAKLQVRVDLGGEETRLVFEKVLTNLARAAPPVPGFRRQKGGKTSKVPKDFLLQMLGEERVTNFVIQEIVSSTLADYTKKENLTVKGNKINTIQTAEELRSSFVPGKEFGFSATLELDILTTETSSQ from the exons ATGGCCAGAGCGACAATGGCCATATTCACGTTGACGTCACCTTCGCTGAAGCTTCTCAAGCGCTCTGAC ATATACCATCATGCATCATTAACCAAGTTTGGCAACACAACAACCATTAATAGATGCCACAG GTATTTTGATGGTTCTAGGGAATCAAGTACCCATAGCTTCTCTAAGCAATATCTGCGACATTTAGCCAAATCAGTATCTGCTGTTCGTTCAG TTACTATATCAGGTTTGGAGGCATCGATAGCAGATCCAGAGGAAAATGCAGTACATGTTAAAAATGCGAAGATTGTTGTTGAGTCTCGAGATGATGCTAAGCTACAA GTAAGAGTCGATTTGGGAGGAGAGGAAACCAGATTAGTGTTTGAGAAGGTTTTAACTAATTTGGCCCGTGCAGCTCCACCTGTTCCTGGATTTCGCAGACAAAAGGGAG GGAAAACATCAAAG GTCCCAAAagattttctacttcaaatgcTCGGTGAAGAACGTGTTACCAACTTTGTCATACAGGAAATTGTTAGCTCAACCTTGGCTGACTACACAAAGAAG GAAAATCTAACAGTGAAGGGCAACAAGATTAACACTATACAAACAGCTGAAGAACTCAGATCATCGTTTGTTCCTGGAAAAGAATTTGGATTTAGTGCTACACTAGAGCTTGATATATTGACAACCGAAACATCTAGCCAATAG
- the LOC113693743 gene encoding uncharacterized protein isoform X1: MARATMAIFTLTSPSLKLLKRSDFVEFQSLHHCVQIYHHASLTKFGNTTTINRCHRYFDGSRESSTHSFSKQYLRHLAKSVSAVRSVTISGLEASIADPEENAVHVKNAKIVVESRDDAKLQVRVDLGGEETRLVFEKVLTNLARAAPPVPGFRRQKGGKTSKVPKDFLLQMLGEERVTNFVIQEIVSSTLADYTKKENLTVKGNKINTIQTAEELRSSFVPGKEFGFSATLELDILTTETSSQ; this comes from the exons ATGGCCAGAGCGACAATGGCCATATTCACGTTGACGTCACCTTCGCTGAAGCTTCTCAAGCGCTCTGAC TTTGTAGAATTTCAGAGTCTCCATCATTGTGTACAGATATACCATCATGCATCATTAACCAAGTTTGGCAACACAACAACCATTAATAGATGCCACAG GTATTTTGATGGTTCTAGGGAATCAAGTACCCATAGCTTCTCTAAGCAATATCTGCGACATTTAGCCAAATCAGTATCTGCTGTTCGTTCAG TTACTATATCAGGTTTGGAGGCATCGATAGCAGATCCAGAGGAAAATGCAGTACATGTTAAAAATGCGAAGATTGTTGTTGAGTCTCGAGATGATGCTAAGCTACAA GTAAGAGTCGATTTGGGAGGAGAGGAAACCAGATTAGTGTTTGAGAAGGTTTTAACTAATTTGGCCCGTGCAGCTCCACCTGTTCCTGGATTTCGCAGACAAAAGGGAG GGAAAACATCAAAG GTCCCAAAagattttctacttcaaatgcTCGGTGAAGAACGTGTTACCAACTTTGTCATACAGGAAATTGTTAGCTCAACCTTGGCTGACTACACAAAGAAG GAAAATCTAACAGTGAAGGGCAACAAGATTAACACTATACAAACAGCTGAAGAACTCAGATCATCGTTTGTTCCTGGAAAAGAATTTGGATTTAGTGCTACACTAGAGCTTGATATATTGACAACCGAAACATCTAGCCAATAG
- the LOC113693743 gene encoding uncharacterized protein isoform X10, producing MPQKLTGSCIPAFILLAFINVIAGQNSMLLAYHSRRLRESSTHSFSKQYLRHLAKSVSAVRSGLEASIADPEENAVHVKNAKIVVESRDDAKLQVRVDLGGEETRLVFEKVLTNLARAAPPVPGFRRQKGGKTSKVPKDFLLQMLGEERVTNFVIQEIVSSTLADYTKKENLTVKGNKINTIQTAEELRSSFVPGKEFGFSATLELDILTTETSSQ from the exons ATGCCACAG AAATTAACAGGCTCTTGCATTCCTGCATTTATTCTCTTGGCATTTATTAATGTAATAGCAGGACAAAATAGTATGCTTCTTGCCTATCACTCGAGGAGGTTGAG GGAATCAAGTACCCATAGCTTCTCTAAGCAATATCTGCGACATTTAGCCAAATCAGTATCTGCTGTTCGTTCAG GTTTGGAGGCATCGATAGCAGATCCAGAGGAAAATGCAGTACATGTTAAAAATGCGAAGATTGTTGTTGAGTCTCGAGATGATGCTAAGCTACAA GTAAGAGTCGATTTGGGAGGAGAGGAAACCAGATTAGTGTTTGAGAAGGTTTTAACTAATTTGGCCCGTGCAGCTCCACCTGTTCCTGGATTTCGCAGACAAAAGGGAG GGAAAACATCAAAG GTCCCAAAagattttctacttcaaatgcTCGGTGAAGAACGTGTTACCAACTTTGTCATACAGGAAATTGTTAGCTCAACCTTGGCTGACTACACAAAGAAG GAAAATCTAACAGTGAAGGGCAACAAGATTAACACTATACAAACAGCTGAAGAACTCAGATCATCGTTTGTTCCTGGAAAAGAATTTGGATTTAGTGCTACACTAGAGCTTGATATATTGACAACCGAAACATCTAGCCAATAG
- the LOC113693743 gene encoding uncharacterized protein isoform X3, which yields MARATMAIFTLTSPSLKLLKRSDFVEFQSLHHCVQIYHHASLTKFGNTTTINRCHRESSTHSFSKQYLRHLAKSVSAVRSVTISGLEASIADPEENAVHVKNAKIVVESRDDAKLQVRVDLGGEETRLVFEKVLTNLARAAPPVPGFRRQKGGKTSKVPKDFLLQMLGEERVTNFVIQEIVSSTLADYTKKENLTVKGNKINTIQTAEELRSSFVPGKEFGFSATLELDILTTETSSQ from the exons ATGGCCAGAGCGACAATGGCCATATTCACGTTGACGTCACCTTCGCTGAAGCTTCTCAAGCGCTCTGAC TTTGTAGAATTTCAGAGTCTCCATCATTGTGTACAGATATACCATCATGCATCATTAACCAAGTTTGGCAACACAACAACCATTAATAGATGCCACAG GGAATCAAGTACCCATAGCTTCTCTAAGCAATATCTGCGACATTTAGCCAAATCAGTATCTGCTGTTCGTTCAG TTACTATATCAGGTTTGGAGGCATCGATAGCAGATCCAGAGGAAAATGCAGTACATGTTAAAAATGCGAAGATTGTTGTTGAGTCTCGAGATGATGCTAAGCTACAA GTAAGAGTCGATTTGGGAGGAGAGGAAACCAGATTAGTGTTTGAGAAGGTTTTAACTAATTTGGCCCGTGCAGCTCCACCTGTTCCTGGATTTCGCAGACAAAAGGGAG GGAAAACATCAAAG GTCCCAAAagattttctacttcaaatgcTCGGTGAAGAACGTGTTACCAACTTTGTCATACAGGAAATTGTTAGCTCAACCTTGGCTGACTACACAAAGAAG GAAAATCTAACAGTGAAGGGCAACAAGATTAACACTATACAAACAGCTGAAGAACTCAGATCATCGTTTGTTCCTGGAAAAGAATTTGGATTTAGTGCTACACTAGAGCTTGATATATTGACAACCGAAACATCTAGCCAATAG
- the LOC113693743 gene encoding uncharacterized protein isoform X4 produces MARATMAIFTLTSPSLKLLKRSDFVEFQSLHHCVQIYHHASLTKFGNTTTINRCHRESSTHSFSKQYLRHLAKSVSAVRSGLEASIADPEENAVHVKNAKIVVESRDDAKLQVRVDLGGEETRLVFEKVLTNLARAAPPVPGFRRQKGGKTSKVPKDFLLQMLGEERVTNFVIQEIVSSTLADYTKKENLTVKGNKINTIQTAEELRSSFVPGKEFGFSATLELDILTTETSSQ; encoded by the exons ATGGCCAGAGCGACAATGGCCATATTCACGTTGACGTCACCTTCGCTGAAGCTTCTCAAGCGCTCTGAC TTTGTAGAATTTCAGAGTCTCCATCATTGTGTACAGATATACCATCATGCATCATTAACCAAGTTTGGCAACACAACAACCATTAATAGATGCCACAG GGAATCAAGTACCCATAGCTTCTCTAAGCAATATCTGCGACATTTAGCCAAATCAGTATCTGCTGTTCGTTCAG GTTTGGAGGCATCGATAGCAGATCCAGAGGAAAATGCAGTACATGTTAAAAATGCGAAGATTGTTGTTGAGTCTCGAGATGATGCTAAGCTACAA GTAAGAGTCGATTTGGGAGGAGAGGAAACCAGATTAGTGTTTGAGAAGGTTTTAACTAATTTGGCCCGTGCAGCTCCACCTGTTCCTGGATTTCGCAGACAAAAGGGAG GGAAAACATCAAAG GTCCCAAAagattttctacttcaaatgcTCGGTGAAGAACGTGTTACCAACTTTGTCATACAGGAAATTGTTAGCTCAACCTTGGCTGACTACACAAAGAAG GAAAATCTAACAGTGAAGGGCAACAAGATTAACACTATACAAACAGCTGAAGAACTCAGATCATCGTTTGTTCCTGGAAAAGAATTTGGATTTAGTGCTACACTAGAGCTTGATATATTGACAACCGAAACATCTAGCCAATAG
- the LOC113693743 gene encoding uncharacterized protein isoform X7, producing the protein MARATMAIFTLTSPSLKLLKRSDIYHHASLTKFGNTTTINRCHRESSTHSFSKQYLRHLAKSVSAVRSVTISGLEASIADPEENAVHVKNAKIVVESRDDAKLQVRVDLGGEETRLVFEKVLTNLARAAPPVPGFRRQKGGKTSKVPKDFLLQMLGEERVTNFVIQEIVSSTLADYTKKENLTVKGNKINTIQTAEELRSSFVPGKEFGFSATLELDILTTETSSQ; encoded by the exons ATGGCCAGAGCGACAATGGCCATATTCACGTTGACGTCACCTTCGCTGAAGCTTCTCAAGCGCTCTGAC ATATACCATCATGCATCATTAACCAAGTTTGGCAACACAACAACCATTAATAGATGCCACAG GGAATCAAGTACCCATAGCTTCTCTAAGCAATATCTGCGACATTTAGCCAAATCAGTATCTGCTGTTCGTTCAG TTACTATATCAGGTTTGGAGGCATCGATAGCAGATCCAGAGGAAAATGCAGTACATGTTAAAAATGCGAAGATTGTTGTTGAGTCTCGAGATGATGCTAAGCTACAA GTAAGAGTCGATTTGGGAGGAGAGGAAACCAGATTAGTGTTTGAGAAGGTTTTAACTAATTTGGCCCGTGCAGCTCCACCTGTTCCTGGATTTCGCAGACAAAAGGGAG GGAAAACATCAAAG GTCCCAAAagattttctacttcaaatgcTCGGTGAAGAACGTGTTACCAACTTTGTCATACAGGAAATTGTTAGCTCAACCTTGGCTGACTACACAAAGAAG GAAAATCTAACAGTGAAGGGCAACAAGATTAACACTATACAAACAGCTGAAGAACTCAGATCATCGTTTGTTCCTGGAAAAGAATTTGGATTTAGTGCTACACTAGAGCTTGATATATTGACAACCGAAACATCTAGCCAATAG
- the LOC113693743 gene encoding uncharacterized protein isoform X2: protein MARATMAIFTLTSPSLKLLKRSDFVEFQSLHHCVQIYHHASLTKFGNTTTINRCHRYFDGSRESSTHSFSKQYLRHLAKSVSAVRSGLEASIADPEENAVHVKNAKIVVESRDDAKLQVRVDLGGEETRLVFEKVLTNLARAAPPVPGFRRQKGGKTSKVPKDFLLQMLGEERVTNFVIQEIVSSTLADYTKKENLTVKGNKINTIQTAEELRSSFVPGKEFGFSATLELDILTTETSSQ from the exons ATGGCCAGAGCGACAATGGCCATATTCACGTTGACGTCACCTTCGCTGAAGCTTCTCAAGCGCTCTGAC TTTGTAGAATTTCAGAGTCTCCATCATTGTGTACAGATATACCATCATGCATCATTAACCAAGTTTGGCAACACAACAACCATTAATAGATGCCACAG GTATTTTGATGGTTCTAGGGAATCAAGTACCCATAGCTTCTCTAAGCAATATCTGCGACATTTAGCCAAATCAGTATCTGCTGTTCGTTCAG GTTTGGAGGCATCGATAGCAGATCCAGAGGAAAATGCAGTACATGTTAAAAATGCGAAGATTGTTGTTGAGTCTCGAGATGATGCTAAGCTACAA GTAAGAGTCGATTTGGGAGGAGAGGAAACCAGATTAGTGTTTGAGAAGGTTTTAACTAATTTGGCCCGTGCAGCTCCACCTGTTCCTGGATTTCGCAGACAAAAGGGAG GGAAAACATCAAAG GTCCCAAAagattttctacttcaaatgcTCGGTGAAGAACGTGTTACCAACTTTGTCATACAGGAAATTGTTAGCTCAACCTTGGCTGACTACACAAAGAAG GAAAATCTAACAGTGAAGGGCAACAAGATTAACACTATACAAACAGCTGAAGAACTCAGATCATCGTTTGTTCCTGGAAAAGAATTTGGATTTAGTGCTACACTAGAGCTTGATATATTGACAACCGAAACATCTAGCCAATAG
- the LOC113693743 gene encoding uncharacterized protein isoform X8, with protein sequence MPQKLTGSCIPAFILLAFINVIAGQNSMLLAYHSRRLRYFDGSRESSTHSFSKQYLRHLAKSVSAVRSGLEASIADPEENAVHVKNAKIVVESRDDAKLQVRVDLGGEETRLVFEKVLTNLARAAPPVPGFRRQKGGKTSKVPKDFLLQMLGEERVTNFVIQEIVSSTLADYTKKENLTVKGNKINTIQTAEELRSSFVPGKEFGFSATLELDILTTETSSQ encoded by the exons ATGCCACAG AAATTAACAGGCTCTTGCATTCCTGCATTTATTCTCTTGGCATTTATTAATGTAATAGCAGGACAAAATAGTATGCTTCTTGCCTATCACTCGAGGAGGTTGAG GTATTTTGATGGTTCTAGGGAATCAAGTACCCATAGCTTCTCTAAGCAATATCTGCGACATTTAGCCAAATCAGTATCTGCTGTTCGTTCAG GTTTGGAGGCATCGATAGCAGATCCAGAGGAAAATGCAGTACATGTTAAAAATGCGAAGATTGTTGTTGAGTCTCGAGATGATGCTAAGCTACAA GTAAGAGTCGATTTGGGAGGAGAGGAAACCAGATTAGTGTTTGAGAAGGTTTTAACTAATTTGGCCCGTGCAGCTCCACCTGTTCCTGGATTTCGCAGACAAAAGGGAG GGAAAACATCAAAG GTCCCAAAagattttctacttcaaatgcTCGGTGAAGAACGTGTTACCAACTTTGTCATACAGGAAATTGTTAGCTCAACCTTGGCTGACTACACAAAGAAG GAAAATCTAACAGTGAAGGGCAACAAGATTAACACTATACAAACAGCTGAAGAACTCAGATCATCGTTTGTTCCTGGAAAAGAATTTGGATTTAGTGCTACACTAGAGCTTGATATATTGACAACCGAAACATCTAGCCAATAG
- the LOC113693743 gene encoding uncharacterized protein isoform X6 has translation MPQKLTGSCIPAFILLAFINVIAGQNSMLLAYHSRRLRYFDGSRESSTHSFSKQYLRHLAKSVSAVRSVTISGLEASIADPEENAVHVKNAKIVVESRDDAKLQVRVDLGGEETRLVFEKVLTNLARAAPPVPGFRRQKGGKTSKVPKDFLLQMLGEERVTNFVIQEIVSSTLADYTKKENLTVKGNKINTIQTAEELRSSFVPGKEFGFSATLELDILTTETSSQ, from the exons ATGCCACAG AAATTAACAGGCTCTTGCATTCCTGCATTTATTCTCTTGGCATTTATTAATGTAATAGCAGGACAAAATAGTATGCTTCTTGCCTATCACTCGAGGAGGTTGAG GTATTTTGATGGTTCTAGGGAATCAAGTACCCATAGCTTCTCTAAGCAATATCTGCGACATTTAGCCAAATCAGTATCTGCTGTTCGTTCAG TTACTATATCAGGTTTGGAGGCATCGATAGCAGATCCAGAGGAAAATGCAGTACATGTTAAAAATGCGAAGATTGTTGTTGAGTCTCGAGATGATGCTAAGCTACAA GTAAGAGTCGATTTGGGAGGAGAGGAAACCAGATTAGTGTTTGAGAAGGTTTTAACTAATTTGGCCCGTGCAGCTCCACCTGTTCCTGGATTTCGCAGACAAAAGGGAG GGAAAACATCAAAG GTCCCAAAagattttctacttcaaatgcTCGGTGAAGAACGTGTTACCAACTTTGTCATACAGGAAATTGTTAGCTCAACCTTGGCTGACTACACAAAGAAG GAAAATCTAACAGTGAAGGGCAACAAGATTAACACTATACAAACAGCTGAAGAACTCAGATCATCGTTTGTTCCTGGAAAAGAATTTGGATTTAGTGCTACACTAGAGCTTGATATATTGACAACCGAAACATCTAGCCAATAG
- the LOC113693743 gene encoding uncharacterized protein isoform X9 produces MPQKLTGSCIPAFILLAFINVIAGQNSMLLAYHSRRLRESSTHSFSKQYLRHLAKSVSAVRSVTISGLEASIADPEENAVHVKNAKIVVESRDDAKLQVRVDLGGEETRLVFEKVLTNLARAAPPVPGFRRQKGGKTSKVPKDFLLQMLGEERVTNFVIQEIVSSTLADYTKKENLTVKGNKINTIQTAEELRSSFVPGKEFGFSATLELDILTTETSSQ; encoded by the exons ATGCCACAG AAATTAACAGGCTCTTGCATTCCTGCATTTATTCTCTTGGCATTTATTAATGTAATAGCAGGACAAAATAGTATGCTTCTTGCCTATCACTCGAGGAGGTTGAG GGAATCAAGTACCCATAGCTTCTCTAAGCAATATCTGCGACATTTAGCCAAATCAGTATCTGCTGTTCGTTCAG TTACTATATCAGGTTTGGAGGCATCGATAGCAGATCCAGAGGAAAATGCAGTACATGTTAAAAATGCGAAGATTGTTGTTGAGTCTCGAGATGATGCTAAGCTACAA GTAAGAGTCGATTTGGGAGGAGAGGAAACCAGATTAGTGTTTGAGAAGGTTTTAACTAATTTGGCCCGTGCAGCTCCACCTGTTCCTGGATTTCGCAGACAAAAGGGAG GGAAAACATCAAAG GTCCCAAAagattttctacttcaaatgcTCGGTGAAGAACGTGTTACCAACTTTGTCATACAGGAAATTGTTAGCTCAACCTTGGCTGACTACACAAAGAAG GAAAATCTAACAGTGAAGGGCAACAAGATTAACACTATACAAACAGCTGAAGAACTCAGATCATCGTTTGTTCCTGGAAAAGAATTTGGATTTAGTGCTACACTAGAGCTTGATATATTGACAACCGAAACATCTAGCCAATAG